A genomic stretch from Dyella sp. M7H15-1 includes:
- the thiD gene encoding bifunctional hydroxymethylpyrimidine kinase/phosphomethylpyrimidine kinase — MATQYPPPIALTIAGSDSGGGAGIQADLKTFHAHHVHGLSVIAAITSQNTQGVSAVHPVPLGHIRSQIKAVFDDFPIAAVKTGMLGNAKTVRLVARELRKRKPAWLVVDPVMISTSGSRLLDEDAVEAMVNELIPLADVLTPNLPEAETLLDYPLRTAKQLTDAGEALLALGAASVLLKGGHARGREIVDRYFDDRGIVEIRHARLPREGHGTGCTLASAIASELACGHTPRSAVRRATAYVHRALKNSYQPGGGASHVLRH; from the coding sequence GTGGCAACTCAATACCCTCCTCCCATTGCCCTGACTATCGCCGGCTCCGACTCCGGCGGTGGTGCCGGCATCCAGGCTGACCTGAAAACCTTCCATGCACACCACGTGCATGGGCTTTCAGTCATCGCCGCCATCACTTCGCAGAACACGCAAGGCGTAAGCGCTGTGCATCCGGTACCCCTCGGCCATATCCGCAGCCAGATCAAAGCGGTGTTCGACGATTTCCCGATCGCCGCCGTCAAAACCGGCATGCTTGGCAACGCCAAGACCGTGCGACTGGTAGCCAGAGAATTGCGCAAGCGCAAACCCGCCTGGCTGGTAGTCGACCCGGTCATGATCTCGACCAGCGGTTCACGTCTGCTGGATGAGGATGCGGTGGAGGCGATGGTGAACGAACTCATCCCGTTAGCCGACGTACTCACCCCGAACCTGCCCGAAGCGGAAACCCTGCTTGACTACCCGCTTCGCACCGCCAAACAACTGACCGACGCCGGAGAAGCTCTGCTCGCCCTGGGTGCTGCCAGCGTGCTGCTGAAAGGCGGGCATGCACGCGGTCGTGAAATCGTGGATCGCTACTTCGATGATCGCGGCATCGTGGAAATCCGACACGCCCGCTTGCCGCGCGAGGGCCACGGCACTGGCTGCACGCTGGCCTCGGCCATCGCATCCGAACTTGCCTGTGGCCATACGCCACGCTCGGCGGTACGCCGGGCCACCGCCTATGTGCATCGCGCCTTGAAGAACAGCTATCAACCCGGCGGTGGCGCCAGTCATGTACTCAGGCACTAA
- a CDS encoding aspartyl/asparaginyl beta-hydroxylase domain-containing protein: MVLYVLLAFVLCVLLVHLRGRARLRFDRQLVDHSAVFAPYNLLMYAFSAVPARPILDRRGFPQLDLLQSNWQVIRDEALQLFDEGHIRAAQNNDDASFNSFFKQGWKRFYLKWYGEPLASAEALCPQTVALLKSIPSVKAAMFATLAPHSKLNPHRDPFAGSLRYHLGLITPNSRDCRIFVDGEEHAWGDGKDVVFDETYVHWVENNTDQTRVILFADVERPLRTRLMNAINHRVGAFMGKITASPNTESPEEKTGFINRVFAFNHRNRARSRVFKHKFPRLFRVVKYIGMLIFIWLVFLAPWPFVR; encoded by the coding sequence ATTGTTCTGTATGTGCTGCTGGCCTTCGTGCTGTGCGTGCTGCTGGTGCACCTGCGCGGCCGTGCACGCTTGCGCTTCGATCGTCAGCTTGTAGATCACTCAGCCGTGTTCGCGCCCTACAACCTGCTGATGTATGCCTTTTCGGCCGTACCGGCCAGGCCGATTCTCGATCGCCGCGGCTTTCCGCAACTGGATCTGCTGCAGTCCAACTGGCAGGTCATTCGCGACGAAGCCTTGCAATTGTTCGACGAAGGCCATATCCGCGCCGCGCAGAACAACGACGATGCCAGCTTCAACAGCTTCTTCAAGCAGGGCTGGAAACGTTTTTATCTGAAATGGTACGGCGAACCGCTGGCCTCGGCCGAAGCGCTGTGCCCACAAACCGTGGCCTTGCTCAAATCCATTCCCAGCGTGAAGGCGGCGATGTTCGCCACCCTGGCCCCGCACAGCAAACTCAATCCGCATCGCGATCCATTCGCCGGATCGCTGCGTTATCACCTTGGTTTGATCACCCCGAACTCGCGCGATTGCCGCATCTTCGTTGACGGCGAAGAACACGCCTGGGGTGACGGCAAGGATGTGGTGTTCGATGAAACCTATGTGCACTGGGTGGAAAACAATACCGACCAGACTCGCGTGATCCTGTTCGCCGATGTCGAGCGCCCGCTGCGCACGCGCCTGATGAATGCCATCAATCATCGCGTCGGTGCCTTTATGGGCAAGATCACGGCTTCGCCAAACACCGAGTCGCCGGAAGAGAAAACCGGCTTCATCAATCGGGTATTTGCGTTCAATCATCGCAACCGCGCGCGTAGCCGGGTGTTTAAACACAAATTCCCCAGACTGTTTCGGGTAGTGAAATACATCGGCATGCTGATCTTTATCTGGTTGGTGTTTCTGGCCCCCTGGCCGTTCGTGCGGTAA
- a CDS encoding fimbria/pilus chaperone family protein, whose protein sequence is MTRTIRPSLKIIVAAIFASGSLAAHADGMLPATTVVLVNEADKEASMQVRNDDPVAALLYVSLEDIPEDKEPLLIVTPPVTRVEPGASQTVRFILQNREPLKTERLKRATFEGIQPKDPNAKAKLAVTVRQNLPVIIHPKGLPLNKEPWKLLTWSASKDSLTVRNDSPYVVRIAQDLVLQPGNASAELPNPYVLPGQVISVPIKGTATAVEFTPASLYGFALPKHQAPVTAGQ, encoded by the coding sequence ATGACTCGTACCATTCGACCTTCGCTGAAGATTATCGTCGCAGCAATATTCGCGTCAGGCTCGTTAGCCGCACACGCAGACGGCATGCTGCCGGCCACCACGGTCGTATTGGTCAATGAAGCCGACAAGGAAGCAAGCATGCAGGTGCGCAACGATGACCCCGTTGCCGCCTTGCTTTACGTCAGTCTCGAAGACATACCCGAAGATAAAGAGCCGTTATTGATCGTGACGCCTCCCGTCACTCGCGTGGAGCCTGGTGCGTCGCAAACGGTACGCTTCATTCTGCAAAACCGTGAGCCGCTGAAAACCGAGCGTCTAAAGCGCGCCACGTTCGAAGGCATCCAGCCCAAGGATCCTAACGCCAAAGCCAAACTGGCCGTAACGGTACGGCAAAACCTGCCGGTGATCATTCATCCCAAGGGGCTTCCGCTCAACAAAGAACCGTGGAAGCTGCTGACCTGGTCGGCCAGCAAGGATTCGCTGACGGTACGCAACGATAGCCCGTACGTGGTGCGCATAGCGCAAGATCTGGTATTGCAGCCAGGCAATGCGTCCGCCGAGCTACCTAATCCCTACGTGTTGCCAGGCCAGGTCATTTCGGTGCCCATCAAGGGCACGGCCACGGCCGTCGAATTCACACCGGCCTCGCTGTATGGCTTTGCATTGCCCAAGCATCAAGCACCGGTAACTGCCGGGCAGTAA